From a single Kitasatospora sp. NBC_00458 genomic region:
- a CDS encoding M28 family metallopeptidase, producing MAVAALVTPLLLVGTGSAAADSDPARKGAKLAARLVDDSSADEAFETLEALQRIADRNGGNRVAGSRGHDQSASYIYEQARRAGLKVSKQEFEYTFFQALSERLAQVSPQGADVPVKAMTYSVGGPAGGLTAQVAVAPADATPGCEAADYAPGAFTGKLALIRRGGCSFAVKQAAAADAGAVGAIIYNNIDGDLNGTLVDPTAGRIPTGGISKAAGEALAATAAAGPLTLTLDVRTFMEKRKTWNVFAETRGGDENNTVVIGSHLDSVVAGPGINDNGSGSAGILEVAKNLGTRPVGNKVRFAWWSAEEFGLKGSEAYVNSLSDAEKQKIKLYLNFDMIASPNSAQFIYDGDDSDHVGAGPGPDGSAQLERRIAAFLDDWDVPHEGTDFTGRSDYGPFIEAGIPAGGTDTGAEVVKTAAQAARYGGTAGVAFDKCYHQACDDIENLDLAAFDVNIAVIADSVGTYAWDLSSLHAPVPPQHTDGQAGSGGGLHEGHTHEVDA from the coding sequence CTGGCGGTCGCGGCGCTGGTGACCCCGCTGCTCCTGGTCGGGACCGGCAGCGCCGCCGCCGACTCGGACCCCGCCCGCAAGGGGGCCAAACTGGCCGCCCGGTTGGTGGACGACAGCAGCGCCGACGAGGCCTTCGAGACCCTGGAAGCGCTCCAGCGCATCGCCGACCGCAACGGCGGCAACCGGGTGGCGGGCTCCCGCGGCCACGACCAGTCGGCCTCCTACATCTACGAGCAGGCCCGCCGGGCCGGGCTGAAGGTGTCGAAGCAGGAGTTCGAGTACACGTTCTTCCAGGCGCTGTCCGAGCGGCTCGCCCAGGTCTCCCCGCAGGGCGCGGACGTACCGGTGAAGGCCATGACGTACTCGGTCGGCGGCCCGGCCGGCGGCCTGACCGCCCAGGTCGCGGTCGCCCCCGCCGACGCCACCCCCGGGTGCGAGGCGGCCGACTACGCGCCCGGCGCGTTCACCGGCAAGCTCGCCCTGATCCGGCGCGGCGGCTGCAGCTTCGCGGTCAAGCAGGCCGCGGCGGCCGACGCCGGCGCCGTCGGCGCGATCATCTACAACAACATCGACGGCGACCTCAACGGCACCCTCGTCGACCCGACGGCCGGCCGGATCCCGACCGGCGGCATCTCCAAGGCCGCCGGCGAGGCGCTCGCCGCCACGGCCGCGGCCGGCCCGCTGACCCTCACCCTCGACGTCCGCACCTTCATGGAGAAGCGCAAGACCTGGAACGTCTTCGCCGAGACCCGCGGCGGCGACGAGAACAACACCGTCGTCATCGGGTCCCACCTCGACTCCGTGGTGGCCGGCCCGGGCATCAACGACAACGGCTCCGGCTCGGCGGGCATCCTGGAGGTCGCCAAGAACCTCGGCACCCGGCCCGTCGGGAACAAGGTGAGGTTCGCCTGGTGGTCCGCCGAGGAGTTCGGCCTCAAGGGCTCCGAGGCCTACGTGAACTCGCTCTCCGACGCCGAGAAGCAGAAGATCAAGCTCTACCTGAACTTCGACATGATCGCCTCGCCCAACTCCGCCCAGTTCATCTACGACGGCGACGACTCCGACCACGTCGGCGCGGGACCGGGCCCGGACGGCTCCGCCCAGCTGGAGCGCCGCATCGCCGCCTTCCTCGACGACTGGGACGTCCCGCACGAGGGCACCGACTTCACCGGCCGCTCCGACTACGGGCCGTTCATCGAGGCCGGCATCCCGGCCGGCGGCACGGACACCGGCGCCGAGGTGGTCAAGACCGCCGCCCAGGCCGCCCGGTACGGCGGCACCGCGGGGGTCGCCTTCGACAAGTGCTACCACCAGGCCTGCGACGACATCGAGAACCTCGACCTCGCCGCCTTCGACGTCAACATCGCCGTCATCGCCGACTCCGTCGGCACCTACGCGTGGGACCTCTCGTCGCTCCACGCGCCCGTCCCGCCCCAGCACACCGACGGCCAGGCGGGCAGCGGCGGCGGCCTCCACGAGGGCCACACCCACGAGGTCGACGCCTGA
- the lpdA gene encoding dihydrolipoyl dehydrogenase: MSSTHYDVVVLGAGPGGYTAAVRSAQLGLKTAVIESKYWGGVCLNVGCVPSKALLRNAELAHIVTKEAKTFGIRIEGQVTFDYSEAFKRSRTVADGRVKGVHYLMKKNGITEYDGRGTFVDDRTLQVALNGGGFELVTFDHCIIAAGASTRLLPGTALSDRVVTYEEQILTEDLPGSIVIAGAGAIGVEFAYVLHNYGVKVTIVEFLDRMVPLEDAEVSAELAKQYRKLGIEVLTSTRVDSIDDKDPAAKVRVTVTTKDGRQQVLEADKVLQAIGFAPRVNGYGLENTGVKLTERGAIAVDGRGRTNVEHIFAIGDVTAKLMLAHAAESMAVIAAETIAGAETMELDFVMIPRATYCQPQIASFGYTEAQARELGHDVKVAKFPFTANGKAHGLGHPIGFVKVISDGRHGELLGAHLIGPEVTELLPELTLAQQWDLTVHEVARNVHAHPTLGEAVKEAIHGLAGHMINM; the protein is encoded by the coding sequence ATGAGCAGCACGCACTACGACGTCGTCGTCCTCGGCGCGGGCCCCGGCGGCTACACCGCGGCCGTCCGTTCGGCCCAGCTCGGCCTGAAGACCGCCGTCATCGAGTCGAAGTACTGGGGCGGCGTCTGTCTGAACGTCGGCTGCGTCCCCTCCAAGGCACTGCTGCGCAACGCCGAGCTCGCGCACATCGTCACCAAGGAGGCCAAGACCTTCGGCATCCGGATCGAGGGCCAGGTCACCTTCGACTACAGCGAGGCCTTCAAGCGCAGCCGCACCGTCGCCGACGGCCGCGTCAAGGGCGTCCACTACCTGATGAAGAAGAACGGCATCACCGAGTACGACGGCCGCGGCACCTTCGTCGACGACCGCACCCTCCAGGTCGCGCTCAACGGCGGCGGCTTCGAGCTCGTCACCTTCGACCACTGCATCATCGCCGCCGGCGCCTCCACCCGGCTGCTCCCCGGCACCGCCCTCAGCGACCGCGTGGTCACCTACGAGGAGCAGATCCTCACCGAGGACCTGCCCGGCAGCATCGTCATCGCGGGTGCGGGCGCGATCGGCGTCGAGTTCGCCTACGTGCTCCACAACTACGGCGTGAAGGTCACCATCGTCGAGTTCCTGGACCGGATGGTGCCGCTGGAGGACGCCGAGGTCTCCGCCGAACTCGCCAAGCAGTACCGCAAGCTCGGCATCGAGGTGCTCACCTCCACCCGCGTCGACTCGATCGACGACAAGGACCCGGCCGCCAAGGTCCGCGTCACCGTCACCACCAAGGACGGGCGGCAGCAGGTCCTGGAGGCCGACAAGGTGCTCCAGGCGATCGGCTTCGCGCCGCGCGTCAACGGCTACGGCCTGGAGAACACCGGCGTCAAGCTCACCGAGCGCGGCGCGATCGCCGTCGACGGCCGCGGCCGGACCAACGTCGAGCACATCTTCGCCATCGGCGACGTCACCGCCAAGCTGATGCTGGCCCACGCCGCCGAGTCGATGGCCGTCATCGCGGCCGAGACCATCGCGGGCGCGGAGACCATGGAGCTGGACTTCGTGATGATCCCGCGCGCCACCTACTGCCAGCCGCAGATCGCCAGCTTCGGCTACACCGAGGCGCAGGCCCGCGAACTCGGCCACGACGTCAAGGTCGCCAAGTTCCCGTTCACCGCCAACGGCAAGGCGCACGGCCTCGGCCACCCGATCGGCTTCGTCAAGGTCATCAGCGACGGCAGGCACGGCGAACTGCTCGGCGCCCACCTGATCGGCCCCGAGGTCACCGAACTGCTGCCGGAGCTGACCCTGGCCCAGCAGTGGGACCTCACGGTGCACGAGGTGGCCCGCAACGTCCACGCCCACCCGACCCTCGGCGAGGCCGTCAAGGAGGCGATCCACGGGCTGGCCGGGCACATGATCAACATGTGA
- a CDS encoding HelD family protein, which produces MSQVSDSAVRVVEAERAEVSAVYGLLDERLADVRVRLAQVLATVPGGAGEMHERELTAGRLATEVRRLEGAGEGLVFGRIDAGDGLVLRIGRIGLHVEDADLPVLVDWRADAARPFYEATAVHPMGLRRRRHLRTADRTVVGVSDELLDGSAPTEDDVIGDSPLTETLQARRTGRMGAAVATLQAEQDAIVRSAHRGVTVVQGGPGTGKTVVALHRAAYVLYAFPKAAERGVLVLGPNTRFLDYISQVLPSLGENDVVLATCADLAGVEPAAADGADVARLKGGAVLADALAELVRSRQAPEGGFTVRSGQEWVELTEQEVGWARDSAARSGLGHNPARQFFKEQLVDAATDALERGTGAVLELIDAQVAQLTGIDLDRTAAADLRHLGLDGGPSFDTADAFDADAVRAALMDDLGVERAVEALWPRLRAEDLVRDLLGSAGLAARYLPQLSDGERALLLRDRGAPWTAADVPLLDEAACLLEGPPQRTYGHVVVDEAQEFTAMQWRMVARRCPARSMTLVGDFAQAGPATTARGWEEALTPQLGPRFALDTLTVSYRTTEEILATTRDLLARIAPGQRPSRSIRHGEVPRTVTAAAGGLAAAVVGEAEEQLREHPGDLVGVVCADARVAELAALLPGGVQLVPASQARGLEFDGVVVVDPAEITGAHPGGERDLYVALTRATKRLTTVTADAAVGAGAVGACGADERPGVVRPN; this is translated from the coding sequence TTGTCGCAGGTCAGTGACAGTGCCGTGCGTGTGGTGGAAGCCGAGCGAGCCGAGGTGTCCGCCGTGTACGGGCTGCTCGACGAACGCCTGGCCGATGTGCGGGTGCGGTTGGCGCAGGTGCTGGCGACGGTGCCCGGGGGTGCGGGTGAGATGCACGAACGGGAGCTCACCGCTGGGCGGTTGGCGACCGAGGTGCGCCGCCTGGAGGGTGCGGGGGAAGGCCTCGTCTTCGGCCGGATCGACGCCGGGGACGGCCTCGTGCTGCGGATCGGACGGATCGGCCTGCACGTCGAGGACGCCGACCTCCCGGTCCTGGTGGACTGGCGGGCGGACGCCGCGCGGCCCTTCTACGAGGCGACGGCGGTCCATCCGATGGGGCTGCGCCGGCGCCGCCACCTGCGGACGGCCGACCGCACGGTCGTCGGGGTCAGCGACGAACTGCTCGACGGCTCCGCGCCCACCGAGGACGACGTGATCGGCGACAGCCCGCTGACCGAGACGCTGCAGGCCCGGCGCACGGGCCGGATGGGCGCTGCGGTCGCCACCCTCCAGGCGGAGCAGGACGCGATCGTCCGCTCGGCGCACCGGGGGGTGACGGTGGTCCAGGGCGGTCCCGGCACCGGCAAGACGGTGGTCGCGCTGCACCGGGCCGCCTACGTGCTCTACGCGTTCCCGAAGGCCGCCGAGCGCGGTGTGCTGGTGCTCGGGCCGAACACGCGGTTCCTCGACTACATCTCGCAGGTGCTGCCCTCGCTCGGGGAGAACGACGTCGTGCTGGCCACCTGCGCCGACCTGGCCGGTGTCGAGCCGGCGGCCGCGGACGGGGCGGACGTGGCGCGGCTGAAGGGCGGTGCGGTGCTGGCCGACGCGCTGGCGGAACTGGTGCGCTCCCGGCAGGCGCCGGAGGGCGGCTTCACCGTGCGCTCGGGCCAGGAGTGGGTGGAGCTGACGGAGCAGGAGGTCGGCTGGGCCAGGGACTCGGCGGCGCGCAGCGGCCTGGGGCACAACCCGGCCCGGCAGTTCTTCAAGGAACAGCTGGTCGACGCCGCCACGGACGCGCTGGAGCGGGGCACCGGGGCGGTGCTGGAGCTCATCGACGCCCAGGTGGCGCAGCTCACGGGCATCGACCTGGACCGGACCGCGGCGGCGGACCTGCGTCACCTCGGCCTCGACGGCGGGCCGTCGTTCGACACGGCCGACGCGTTCGACGCGGACGCCGTCCGGGCCGCCCTGATGGACGACCTCGGGGTCGAGCGGGCGGTGGAGGCGCTCTGGCCCCGTCTGCGGGCCGAGGACCTCGTCCGGGACCTGCTGGGCTCGGCCGGTCTCGCGGCCCGGTACCTGCCGCAGCTCTCCGACGGGGAGCGGGCCCTGCTGCTGCGGGACCGGGGTGCCCCGTGGACGGCGGCCGACGTGCCGCTGCTGGACGAGGCGGCGTGTCTGCTGGAGGGGCCGCCGCAGCGCACGTACGGGCACGTGGTGGTCGACGAGGCGCAGGAGTTCACCGCGATGCAGTGGCGGATGGTGGCCCGGCGGTGCCCGGCCAGGTCGATGACGCTGGTCGGCGACTTCGCGCAGGCGGGCCCGGCGACGACCGCGCGCGGCTGGGAGGAGGCGCTGACCCCGCAGCTCGGTCCGCGGTTCGCCCTCGACACGCTGACCGTCAGCTACCGCACCACCGAGGAGATCCTCGCCACCACCCGCGATCTGCTGGCCCGGATCGCCCCGGGCCAGCGGCCGAGCCGCTCGATCCGCCACGGCGAGGTGCCGCGCACCGTCACCGCGGCGGCCGGGGGACTCGCCGCCGCGGTCGTCGGGGAGGCGGAGGAGCAGCTGCGGGAGCACCCGGGGGACCTGGTCGGCGTGGTCTGCGCGGACGCGCGGGTCGCGGAGCTGGCGGCGCTGCTGCCCGGCGGCGTCCAGCTGGTGCCCGCTTCGCAGGCGCGGGGGCTGGAGTTCGACGGCGTCGTGGTCGTCGACCCGGCGGAGATCACGGGGGCGCACCCCGGTGGGGAGCGGGACCTCTACGTCGCGCTCACCCGGGCCACCAAGCGCCTCACCACGGTCACGGCCGACGCCGCTGTCGGTGCCGGTGCTGTGGGCGCGTGCGGCGCGGACGAGCGCCCCGGGGTCGTCCGGCCGAACTGA
- a CDS encoding leucine-rich repeat domain-containing protein encodes MTDTTLNLWRQHLGTVPAEVWDRTDLTVLILAETGIAELPPAVRRLSRLRTFDVGHNRLTAVPEEIGDLVGLTDFLYLHDNALTGLPAALGRLTALRYLNVGENRIVRLPDEIGSLTGLVELRAQHNRLTSLPDSLGALRSLRELWLRGNALTALPQSFAGLRELRELDLRENALAAVPAALAGLPLLRRLDLRANLITELPNWLAELPALEKLDLRWNDLKPAPRLLAALASRGCVVLR; translated from the coding sequence GTGACCGACACCACGCTCAACCTCTGGCGGCAGCACCTCGGCACCGTCCCCGCGGAGGTCTGGGACCGCACCGATCTGACGGTCCTGATCCTGGCCGAGACCGGAATCGCCGAACTCCCGCCCGCCGTGCGCCGACTGAGCCGGCTGCGCACCTTCGACGTCGGCCACAACCGGCTCACGGCCGTGCCCGAGGAGATCGGCGACCTCGTGGGGCTCACGGACTTCCTCTACCTGCACGACAACGCGCTCACCGGCCTCCCGGCGGCGCTCGGCCGGCTCACCGCCCTGCGCTACCTCAACGTCGGCGAGAACCGGATCGTCCGCCTCCCGGACGAGATCGGCTCCCTCACCGGCCTGGTCGAGCTCCGCGCCCAGCACAACCGGCTCACCTCGCTGCCCGACTCGCTGGGCGCCCTCCGCTCGCTGCGCGAACTCTGGCTCCGCGGAAACGCGCTGACCGCCCTGCCGCAGTCCTTCGCCGGCCTCCGCGAACTGCGCGAACTCGACCTGCGGGAGAACGCCCTCGCCGCCGTGCCGGCGGCACTGGCCGGCCTCCCGCTGCTGCGCCGGCTCGACCTGCGCGCCAATCTGATCACCGAACTCCCCAACTGGCTCGCCGAGTTGCCCGCCCTGGAGAAGCTCGACCTGCGGTGGAACGACCTCAAGCCCGCGCCCCGGCTGCTTGCCGCCCTGGCCTCGCGCGGCTGCGTGGTCCTCCGGTGA
- a CDS encoding C40 family peptidase: MAARGPRPGSWWPADDRGVPVPFPPPAQEMGRRRILELALGAGVAPALGAGAAGTAAAAATTRSAPARADSPEQALGRRVAAEAAAQIGVPYAWGGGDRLGAGLGFCDEENGYLDGRCLGESTVGFDCSGLTLYCWYRASGGGVELAHYTVAQYHRSAPVARADLLPGDLLFFSRPDAPLHHVGLWVGEGAMIHAERTGTLVARVENVLDLPRWAGEFAGARRPLPLG; this comes from the coding sequence ATGGCGGCTCGCGGACCGCGGCCGGGATCCTGGTGGCCCGCCGACGACCGAGGAGTTCCCGTGCCGTTCCCGCCACCCGCCCAGGAGATGGGCCGCCGCCGGATCCTGGAGCTGGCCCTGGGGGCCGGCGTCGCCCCCGCCCTGGGCGCCGGGGCGGCGGGCACCGCAGCCGCCGCAGCCACCACCCGGTCCGCTCCCGCCCGGGCCGACTCCCCGGAGCAGGCCCTGGGCCGCCGGGTGGCCGCCGAGGCCGCCGCCCAGATCGGCGTGCCCTACGCCTGGGGCGGCGGCGACCGGCTGGGCGCCGGCCTCGGCTTCTGCGACGAGGAGAACGGCTACCTCGACGGCCGGTGCCTGGGCGAGAGCACCGTCGGCTTCGACTGCAGCGGCCTGACGCTGTACTGCTGGTACCGGGCGAGCGGTGGCGGGGTGGAGCTGGCGCACTACACCGTCGCGCAGTACCACCGGTCCGCCCCGGTGGCGCGGGCCGACCTGCTCCCCGGCGACCTGCTGTTCTTCTCCCGGCCGGACGCGCCGCTGCACCACGTGGGCCTCTGGGTGGGAGAGGGCGCGATGATCCACGCCGAACGCACCGGCACGCTCGTCGCCCGGGTCGAGAACGTCCTCGACCTGCCGCGCTGGGCCGGCGAGTTCGCCGGTGCCCGCCGCCCGCTGCCGCTCGGCTGA
- a CDS encoding RidA family protein, whose protein sequence is MSSAVKLIRNHRLTQAVDYAYAAAVDAPVRSLWLAGACPLDTEGRTVAVGDYAGQAHQVMRNLITVLEDEGAALTDLVRTTVYVASARQSDLVTAWEVYREYLGDHDVPSTLVGVSVLGYHDQLVEVEAVAVLR, encoded by the coding sequence ATGAGCAGTGCCGTCAAGCTGATCCGCAACCACCGGCTCACCCAGGCCGTGGACTACGCGTACGCGGCCGCCGTCGACGCGCCGGTCCGCTCACTCTGGCTCGCCGGCGCCTGCCCCCTCGACACCGAGGGCCGCACCGTGGCGGTCGGGGACTACGCGGGCCAGGCCCACCAGGTGATGCGGAACCTGATAACCGTGCTGGAGGACGAGGGCGCGGCGCTGACCGACCTGGTCCGCACCACGGTCTACGTCGCCTCGGCCCGGCAGAGCGATCTGGTGACCGCCTGGGAGGTCTACCGGGAGTACCTCGGTGACCACGACGTGCCGAGCACCCTGGTCGGGGTGAGCGTCCTCGGCTACCACGACCAGCTTGTCGAGGTCGAGGCGGTCGCGGTGCTGCGCTGA
- a CDS encoding ScbR family autoregulator-binding transcription factor: protein MARQERALRTRRLILEAAASVFDEFGYEGATIGEVVARAGVTRGAVYFHFASKRELAQGVIEAQYASEAVPERACKLQEFVDTGMVVTHLIPTDPMLSAGVRLSVDQGADGSLGVDAAPGWIARLERLLVAAGERGELLPHVVPADTAALMTASWVGVQLQSQRFTGRADLAVRVATLYRHLMPSVAVPGVLACLDLAADRGARVVAEMAAAAGGDGTAENDSTSGFRREP, encoded by the coding sequence ATGGCGCGACAGGAGCGGGCGCTGCGGACGCGGCGGCTGATTCTGGAGGCGGCGGCCTCGGTGTTCGACGAGTTCGGGTACGAGGGGGCGACCATCGGAGAGGTGGTGGCCCGCGCGGGAGTGACCCGGGGAGCCGTCTACTTCCACTTCGCCTCGAAGCGGGAGCTGGCCCAGGGCGTCATAGAGGCGCAGTACGCCAGTGAGGCCGTTCCCGAGCGGGCGTGCAAGCTCCAGGAGTTCGTGGACACCGGGATGGTCGTCACGCACCTGATCCCCACCGACCCGATGCTCAGCGCCGGTGTGCGGCTCTCGGTGGACCAGGGCGCGGACGGCAGCCTCGGCGTCGACGCCGCCCCGGGCTGGATCGCCCGGCTGGAACGGCTGCTGGTGGCCGCGGGGGAGCGGGGCGAGCTGTTGCCGCACGTCGTGCCGGCCGACACGGCCGCGCTGATGACGGCGTCCTGGGTGGGTGTGCAGCTCCAGTCGCAGCGGTTCACGGGCCGTGCGGACCTCGCCGTGCGGGTCGCCACGCTGTACCGGCACCTGATGCCGAGCGTCGCCGTCCCCGGCGTACTGGCCTGCCTCGACCTGGCGGCGGACCGCGGCGCACGGGTGGTCGCGGAGATGGCGGCCGCAGCCGGCGGCGATGGAACCGCGGAAAACGACAGCACGTCCGGTTTTCGGAGGGAGCCCTGA
- a CDS encoding GNAT family N-acetyltransferase, whose amino-acid sequence MDHEELLALVDERMRRGARPESPAARVEHIGGVVRQSGPDSVWNGVLWSDLGTDTDTDTDTDTGPDTGPDTRTDGGARPADRVIAEQIAYFTALGQDFEWTLYGHDRPADLGDRLLAAGFTPDEPETLMVAEVAALLAGPAGTAAPGDAGITLREVTDEAGVDEVVDVHEQAFGTDGSRLRRRILAHLAESPDTLRVHLALAEVDGREVPVSAARMELHPGTGFAGLWGGGTVEAWRGRGVYRALVAHRARLADELGYEYLRVDASPQSRPILERLGFAALTTATPYHYGG is encoded by the coding sequence ATGGATCATGAAGAACTTCTCGCCCTGGTCGACGAACGCATGCGGCGCGGGGCACGCCCCGAGTCCCCGGCGGCACGCGTCGAGCACATCGGCGGCGTGGTGCGGCAGAGCGGCCCGGACAGCGTCTGGAACGGCGTGCTCTGGTCGGACCTCGGCACCGACACCGACACCGACACCGACACCGACACCGGCCCTGACACCGGCCCCGACACCCGTACCGACGGCGGCGCCCGGCCCGCCGACCGCGTCATCGCCGAACAGATCGCGTACTTCACCGCGCTCGGCCAGGACTTCGAGTGGACGCTGTACGGCCACGACCGCCCCGCCGACCTCGGCGACCGCCTGCTCGCCGCCGGCTTCACCCCGGACGAACCCGAGACGCTGATGGTCGCGGAGGTCGCCGCACTGCTGGCCGGTCCGGCCGGGACGGCCGCTCCGGGGGACGCCGGCATCACGCTGCGCGAGGTCACCGACGAGGCCGGGGTCGACGAGGTCGTGGACGTCCACGAGCAGGCCTTCGGCACGGACGGCTCGCGGCTGCGCCGCCGCATCCTGGCCCACCTCGCCGAATCCCCCGACACCCTGCGGGTCCACCTCGCCCTGGCCGAGGTGGACGGGCGCGAGGTGCCGGTGAGCGCGGCGCGGATGGAACTGCACCCGGGGACGGGCTTCGCGGGCCTGTGGGGCGGCGGCACGGTCGAGGCGTGGCGGGGCCGGGGCGTCTACCGCGCCCTCGTCGCGCACCGGGCCCGGCTGGCGGACGAACTGGGCTACGAGTACCTGCGGGTGGACGCCTCGCCGCAGAGCCGCCCGATCCTGGAGCGCCTGGGCTTCGCGGCCCTGACCACGGCGACGCCGTACCACTACGGCGGCTGA
- a CDS encoding maleylpyruvate isomerase N-terminal domain-containing protein, with the protein MEHRSQDPAEQPAEQPADHRNDRDRALLAVLWASWADRGAGLDAEQWDRSTRLPGWSVRDLYAHVAPTAGLFTRMREAVVDRPAAVTRGSAVLRAYNRPDGVAHTAADLVADDARTLAAAVGAEALVSRFATGGPEALAAIADLAPTTVIAHPLLGTVTLGALAEVAVMEATVHLLDLTAAVGGPPPPDSALHATRALLAEVADPVEFIEAATGRTRAAVLPVIR; encoded by the coding sequence ATGGAGCACAGGTCGCAAGACCCGGCGGAGCAGCCGGCGGAGCAGCCGGCGGACCACCGGAACGACCGGGACCGGGCGCTGTTGGCCGTGCTGTGGGCGAGCTGGGCCGACCGGGGGGCGGGGCTGGACGCGGAGCAGTGGGACCGGAGCACCCGGCTTCCCGGCTGGTCGGTGCGCGACCTGTACGCCCACGTGGCGCCCACCGCCGGGCTGTTCACCCGGATGCGGGAGGCCGTGGTCGACCGTCCGGCCGCGGTGACGCGCGGCTCCGCCGTCCTGCGCGCCTACAACAGGCCCGACGGCGTGGCGCACACCGCCGCCGACCTGGTCGCCGACGACGCCCGCACGCTCGCCGCGGCGGTCGGCGCCGAGGCGCTGGTGTCCCGGTTCGCCACCGGGGGACCGGAGGCGCTGGCCGCGATCGCGGACCTGGCGCCGACGACCGTGATCGCCCACCCGTTGCTCGGCACGGTCACCCTGGGCGCGCTCGCCGAGGTCGCGGTGATGGAGGCGACCGTCCACCTGCTCGACCTCACGGCGGCGGTCGGCGGTCCACCGCCCCCGGACAGCGCGCTGCACGCCACCCGCGCCCTGCTGGCCGAGGTCGCCGATCCGGTGGAGTTCATCGAGGCCGCGACGGGACGGACCCGCGCCGCGGTACTGCCGGTCATCCGCTGA
- a CDS encoding TIGR03617 family F420-dependent LLM class oxidoreductase, giving the protein MDRPQAAAFRLDATASGHPAGILDAAEQAERRGVDRLVVSETAYDPFLQLARAADRTSTIELATGVAVALARTPMTLAYQAWGLHAASGGRAVIGLGSQVKPHIEKRFGMPWDRPAARMGEYVHAVRAIWRSWQTGERLRFRGDFYRHTVMTPVFSPDPVPAGVPRILLAGVGPLMVRTAGAVADGFLSHPFTSVDYLAGQVLPALAEERGRAEAEGAAWTDRPFEVVGNVLTATGRTEEELRANVAGVRERLAFYASTPAYRPVLARHGWEELHEELHRMSLRGRWQEMAALIDDRVFDTFAVAGEVGQVAREIHRRYAGLATRISVSLPEDAAPELGLDVLDALRALG; this is encoded by the coding sequence ATGGACCGCCCGCAGGCCGCCGCCTTCCGTCTCGACGCCACCGCCTCCGGGCACCCGGCGGGCATCCTCGACGCCGCCGAGCAGGCCGAACGGCGGGGCGTGGACCGGCTGGTGGTCTCCGAGACCGCCTACGACCCGTTCCTCCAGCTGGCCCGCGCGGCCGACCGCACCAGCACCATCGAACTGGCCACCGGCGTCGCCGTCGCACTCGCCCGGACCCCGATGACCCTCGCCTACCAGGCCTGGGGCCTGCACGCGGCCTCCGGCGGACGGGCCGTCATCGGCCTCGGCTCCCAGGTCAAGCCGCACATCGAGAAGCGCTTCGGGATGCCCTGGGACCGCCCCGCCGCACGGATGGGCGAGTACGTCCACGCCGTGCGGGCGATCTGGCGGAGCTGGCAGACCGGTGAACGGCTGCGCTTCCGCGGCGACTTCTACCGGCACACCGTGATGACACCGGTCTTCTCCCCCGACCCCGTCCCGGCCGGGGTGCCCCGGATCCTGCTGGCCGGCGTCGGACCGCTGATGGTCCGCACCGCCGGGGCGGTCGCGGACGGCTTCCTCAGCCATCCGTTCACCTCGGTCGACTACCTCGCCGGGCAGGTGCTGCCCGCCCTCGCGGAGGAGCGCGGCCGGGCCGAGGCCGAGGGCGCGGCATGGACCGACCGGCCGTTCGAGGTCGTCGGCAACGTGCTCACCGCGACCGGCCGGACCGAGGAGGAGCTGCGCGCCAACGTGGCCGGCGTCCGCGAACGGCTCGCGTTCTACGCCTCGACGCCCGCCTACCGCCCGGTGCTCGCCCGGCACGGCTGGGAGGAGCTGCACGAGGAACTGCACCGGATGTCGCTGCGCGGGCGCTGGCAGGAGATGGCGGCGCTGATCGACGACCGGGTCTTCGACACCTTCGCCGTCGCCGGCGAGGTCGGGCAGGTCGCGCGCGAGATCCACCGGCGGTACGCGGGCCTGGCCACCCGGATCTCGGTCAGCCTGCCGGAGGACGCCGCGCCGGAGCTGGGCCTGGACGTGCTGGACGCCCTCCGCGCGCTGGGCTGA